A single region of the Marinobacter salinus genome encodes:
- the panP gene encoding pyridoxal-dependent aspartate 1-decarboxylase PanP, producing MTGKKKSAQASVEAMYRVFTVPEAPESTLSRIDQNISSNLAGFLQEHIVAVERDLSDVEKDFSDYAIPEKPVFVSEQAQFLLDKLVANSVHTASPAFIGHMTSALPYFMLPLSKIMIALNQNLVKTETSKAFTPMERQVLGMIHRLVYEEDGAFYRKWMHNPRYALGAMCSGGTIANLTALWVARNRAFPAEGSFRGLHQEGLFRALKYYGYEGAAIVVSRRGHYSLRKAADVLGLGRESLVPVETDDENRIQPDALRDKCLELQRQKIKVMAICGVAGTTETGNVDPLDGMADIAREFGAHFHVDAAWGGPTLFSRTHKHLLRGIEKADSVTFDAHKQLYVPMGVGLVVFKDPSLASAVEHHAQYIIRKGSRDLGSTTLEGSRPGMSMLIHSGLKILAREGYEILIDQGIEKARTFAGLIDAEPDFELVTRPELNILTYRYCPENVQQALAIADPLQAEKLNTCLNRITKFIQKTQRERGKAFVSRTRLEPSRYYHFPCIVFRVVLANPLTTREILTDILAEQRELSAEEGIQDEMSILHQMADAVLKQHQPGARQA from the coding sequence ATGACCGGAAAGAAAAAATCCGCTCAGGCCTCAGTCGAGGCCATGTATCGCGTGTTCACGGTGCCAGAGGCGCCGGAATCGACGCTGAGCCGGATCGACCAGAACATCTCCAGCAATCTTGCAGGGTTCCTGCAGGAGCATATTGTCGCGGTTGAACGGGATCTGTCGGACGTCGAGAAAGACTTCTCCGACTATGCGATCCCTGAAAAACCCGTGTTCGTGTCCGAGCAGGCCCAGTTTCTCCTGGATAAGCTGGTCGCCAATTCCGTTCATACCGCCTCCCCCGCATTTATCGGACACATGACCTCGGCACTGCCGTATTTCATGCTGCCTTTGTCCAAGATCATGATCGCGCTGAACCAGAACCTGGTGAAGACGGAGACGTCCAAAGCGTTCACCCCAATGGAACGGCAGGTCCTGGGCATGATTCACCGCCTCGTGTACGAGGAAGATGGCGCCTTTTACCGAAAATGGATGCACAACCCCCGCTATGCCTTGGGCGCCATGTGCTCTGGCGGCACCATTGCCAACCTGACGGCACTCTGGGTCGCACGCAACCGCGCCTTCCCGGCCGAAGGCAGTTTCCGCGGCCTGCATCAGGAAGGCTTGTTCCGGGCCCTGAAATACTATGGCTACGAAGGTGCGGCGATCGTGGTATCCCGCCGGGGCCATTACTCCCTGCGCAAAGCCGCAGATGTACTCGGCTTGGGCCGGGAGTCTCTGGTGCCGGTAGAGACGGACGATGAAAACCGCATCCAGCCCGACGCCCTGCGCGACAAGTGCCTGGAACTGCAGCGCCAGAAGATCAAGGTCATGGCGATCTGCGGGGTGGCCGGCACCACCGAAACCGGCAACGTAGACCCGCTCGACGGAATGGCGGACATCGCCCGGGAATTTGGCGCCCATTTTCATGTAGATGCAGCCTGGGGCGGCCCGACCCTGTTCTCCCGAACCCACAAGCACCTGCTGCGGGGCATCGAGAAGGCCGACTCGGTCACCTTCGACGCCCACAAACAGCTTTATGTGCCCATGGGCGTGGGCCTTGTGGTCTTCAAGGACCCTAGCCTCGCCAGTGCGGTCGAGCATCATGCCCAATACATCATCCGGAAAGGCTCGCGGGACCTGGGCAGCACGACCCTGGAGGGTTCCCGTCCGGGCATGTCCATGCTGATTCATTCGGGGCTGAAGATTCTGGCTCGGGAAGGCTACGAGATTCTGATAGACCAGGGCATCGAAAAGGCCCGGACCTTTGCCGGGCTAATTGACGCAGAACCAGACTTTGAACTGGTTACCCGGCCAGAGCTGAACATCCTCACCTACCGCTACTGCCCGGAGAATGTCCAGCAGGCCCTGGCCATAGCGGACCCTTTGCAGGCGGAGAAGCTCAACACCTGCCTGAACCGCATCACCAAGTTCATCCAGAAAACCCAGCGGGAGCGGGGCAAGGCTTTCGTCTCACGGACGCGCCTGGAACCGTCCCGCTACTACCACTTCCCCTGTATCGTTTTCCGGGTGGTGCTGGCAAACCCGCTGACCACGAGGGAGATTCTGACGGACATTCTGGCTGAGCAGCGGGAACTGTCAGCGGAAGAAGGGATTCAGGACGAGATGAGCATTCTGCACCAGATGGCCGATGCGGTACTGAAGCAGCACCAGCCAGGTGCCAGACAGGCCTGA
- a CDS encoding DUF503 domain-containing protein has translation MAEPKRHMDVPQGACFGKAVSAGSSTKAGTSMSEALRKLLKEGNTPQQTAITPHVGVLTLHFQLYGCEDLKAKRKVFTALKAVWGKESDLAVAETADQDALDCATWTIAALGTSSQQITQRLDQVEKAIQDRVDAAILDIHREIL, from the coding sequence ATGGCGGAGCCCAAGCGCCACATGGATGTGCCGCAAGGAGCGTGTTTTGGAAAGGCCGTTTCCGCCGGTTCCAGCACCAAAGCCGGAACATCCATGTCTGAAGCTCTGAGAAAACTGCTTAAAGAAGGCAACACGCCTCAACAAACCGCTATCACGCCCCACGTAGGTGTCCTGACCCTGCATTTCCAGCTTTATGGCTGCGAAGACCTCAAAGCCAAACGCAAGGTCTTCACAGCCCTGAAGGCCGTCTGGGGCAAGGAATCCGACCTGGCCGTGGCGGAAACAGCCGATCAGGACGCCCTTGATTGCGCCACCTGGACCATCGCCGCCCTGGGCACTTCCTCCCAGCAGATCACCCAGCGCCTCGACCAGGTGGAGAAAGCCATCCAGGATCGGGTCGATGCTGCCATACTGGATATACACCGGGAAATTCTCTGA